The Mycolicibacterium aichiense region GACCTCATGCACCGCGGCAAGCGGGTGGTCGACCTCGACGTTAAGAACCAGCCTGACGCTCTGCTCGACCTGGCGGCGAAGGCCGACGTGCTGCTGGACTGTTTCCGGCCCGGCACCTGTGAGCGCCTCGGCATCGGGCCCGACGACTGCGCGGCGGTCAACCCGCGGCTGATCTTCGCCCGCATCACCGGGTGGGGTCAGGACGGGCCGCTGGCGTCGACCGCCGGCCATGACATCAACTACCTGTCACAGACCGGAGCACTGAGCGCGATCGGATACCGCGACCGCCCGCCGGTGGCACCGCTGAACCTCGTCGCCGACTTCGGCGGCGGCTCGATGCTGGTGCTGCTCGGCATCGTCGCCGCCCTCTACGAACGGGAGAAGTCCGGCCAGGGGCAGGTGATCGACGCGGCGATGGTCGACGGGGTCAGCGTGCTGGCGCAGATGATGTGGACGATGAAGGCGACCGGCTCGCTGGCGGACCAGCGCGAGTCCTTCCTGCTCGACGGGGGAGCGCCGTTCTACCGCACGTACCAAACGGCCGACGGCGGGTACATGGCGGTTGGGTCGATCGAGCCGCAGTTCTTCGCCCAATTGCTGGCCGGGCTCGGGTTGCCGGCGCAGAAGGTGCCCGGCCAATTCGAGCGGGACCGTTACCCCGAGATGCGGGAGCTCTTCGCGACGACCTTCGCCGGAAAGACCCGTGCGGAGTGGACCGCGATCTTCGCCGGCACCGACGCGTGCGTCACGCCGGTGCTGAGCTGGACCGAGGCCGCGCACAATGAGCATCTTCTGGCGCGCCGCACCGTTATTAACGTCGATGGCACCGACCAGGCGGCTCCGGCGCCGCGGTTCTCCCGCAGTGCCCCCGGGCCGGTGGGGCAACCGCCACAAACCACCACATCGCTGGCCGACATAGATTGGTAATGGTTCAACTGAGCCAAAGCCGACACAGCGAGCCCACCGAGTAACTACGTTTGCTGATTGTGGCGGTACGGGCATCGCGCGAGATCGTGATCGACGCCCCGCCGGAGGTCATCCTCGATGCCATCGCCGATATCGAGGCGGCGCCGACGTGGTCGTCGGTCCACAAGCATGTCCATGTCGTGGATCGCTATCCCGACGGACGGCCGCGGCGGGTCCAGGTCACCGTCAAGGTGCTCGGGATCATCGACCACGAAGTCGTCGAATACCACTGGGGACCAAACTGGGTGGTCTGGGACGCCGACCGGACCGCGCAACAGCATGCCCAGCACGGCGAGTACACCTTGCGTCCCGAGGGTGAGGCCACCCGGGTCCGGTTCGACCTCACCCTCGAACCG contains the following coding sequences:
- a CDS encoding CaiB/BaiF CoA transferase family protein, whose translation is MTNTGPLAGVRVIELGGIGPGPHAGMILADLGADVVRVRRPGGLTMPAENVDLMHRGKRVVDLDVKNQPDALLDLAAKADVLLDCFRPGTCERLGIGPDDCAAVNPRLIFARITGWGQDGPLASTAGHDINYLSQTGALSAIGYRDRPPVAPLNLVADFGGGSMLVLLGIVAALYEREKSGQGQVIDAAMVDGVSVLAQMMWTMKATGSLADQRESFLLDGGAPFYRTYQTADGGYMAVGSIEPQFFAQLLAGLGLPAQKVPGQFERDRYPEMRELFATTFAGKTRAEWTAIFAGTDACVTPVLSWTEAAHNEHLLARRTVINVDGTDQAAPAPRFSRSAPGPVGQPPQTTTSLADIDW
- a CDS encoding SRPBCC family protein, with the translated sequence MAVRASREIVIDAPPEVILDAIADIEAAPTWSSVHKHVHVVDRYPDGRPRRVQVTVKVLGIIDHEVVEYHWGPNWVVWDADRTAQQHAQHGEYTLRPEGEATRVRFDLTLEPSTPLPLFLVKRAKKAVLIAATEGLRGFVLSGKSSLQRE